In the genome of Pseudobacteriovorax antillogorgiicola, the window TGAGCTATGACAGACAAGAAAGAGAGTATTCGCGTATTGCTGATGATACAGTCCGCGGCCGCATCGAAGGAACAAGGTCTTTTGGTAAACTATTGGGAACGCTCTCGATCGTTGACTCCCTCTCCCTTGACCTTGGTGTCGAGCATGAGTTAAGGAAAAGCCTGAAGTTTCAAATCTATAATCCAACCAATAAATTCGTTTTTAATGAGAACAATATGAAGAACCGCCAGGTAGCAGAAACCTCTCTATCAGCTCAATTCAGCTTCTACATGGATAGGTTAGCCACAAATTGGCCGTTAAGGTTCGTTCTTGGGGTTCGTCAAACTAGTAATGAAGCATTCGATAGCAACTTATCCATGCGAGCTACTGGAGTCTATACTATTTCAAAAACGTCAAGTTTAAAGTTCGTCTATGGTCAATCCTACCGTGCACCGAGCCTTTTTGAACTCTACTATGAAGATTCTCGCTCCGTGAACGAAATCTATGGCAATGAGGATTTGGAGCCAGAAACAAGCGACAGCACGGAGCTCGCCTACATTCTATCACCTTCTAAAAACTGGTTTCTCCAGATGACAGTATTTCAGGCAGAGTTCGATAATAAGATTATTCGAACGCGGCGTTTACCTAACTCCAGCAGCGATCTATCGTTGGGTTTCGTCAATAGTAACAAATTTTCAGCTAGAGGTTCTGAACTCGAAATTAAGTACATCAATTCCGAACTAATTGATGTAATGGCAAGTATTCAAAGTATCGATGGAGATGATGGTGACGCTGTTAATAACAAATATAACTTCAAGTTTGTGCCAGAGGTCAGCAGTAGTGTTGGCTTAAATAAAAAGTTCCGACGGTTGTCTGGCTCCTTCACCTATCACCATATAGGTAAAACCGAAGGGATGCTCGAAAGCATACCTGCCCAGAGTACTATGAACGCCTCATTTTCTATCCGTGGGAACTCTGGCACCCATACAATTAAAGTACAGAACCTCCAAAACAAGCAGATTGAATATCCGGAATACATTCGCGGAAACATAAATAGCCTATATTCAGGTCAAGGGCAGGATATCATGTACGACTTCTCCACAATCTTTTAAGGAGGGGTTATGAAGTACAATTGGCGTCTTCTATTTGGTATATTCATGATCCTAACAAGTACCAAGTCATACTCTAGAACATTGAATGTTTATTTCAGCTCAGGAATCAGCGCTAAGAAACGGCAGCAAATTCTCACCCAATCCAAACTCGGTTTCGATCAGATATTAGTGTTTGCAAAATTTAGAGAGTATATTCGCTATCAAAAGAAGAATCCTGCTGAATACCTTATACAGCCAGGAGCTTTGCCCGAACCACCTGGCTACCAATGCCGTCTTAGTTTTCAAATAGAAAGTCAGGGCAAATACAACTACTCGCTTATTACGATTGATAAAAACTGGACTTTAGCAAATACGAAACGTGGAGTTCTAGGAGTTGTCGATGAGGTCGGCCGACGTAATATCGATAATTTCACAAAGCAGATCTTACCAAAACTTGAGTTTAAACTCATTCGCTCGGTCGCGAAGCTAGAAGATCTTATGAGGCTTCTAGCCCTTGAGAACGCCAACTACATACTGATTGCTCCCCATAATCTCCAGCAGCTAAAGAAACAATTTCCCATGAAAACCTACCTAATTAGCCAGTCTAGGCCTATAGCCTACCCTCTTCTTTGTTCCAAGGGCACAGGCAAGATCGACCTACTAAAAATGGAATCATCAATTATCAAGAATTTAGGATTCACCTCAATAGCCTCTGCGATGGAGGTGAAACATGATTAAGATTTGCGTACTTCTATCGCTGATGACTTTATTCAGTAAAGTGGCTTTTGCAAACTCTCTGGTCATCATCCGCAAGGGATCAACAAATTTTGATATTGTAACAAAAAGCCTCATCAATGAGCTAGCTGGGGACTACTCAGTAACACAGGTCATCGTTGATGATAAAACAGAATGGCAGGAGATCAAACACAAGGTAGAATCAGCCAAACCGAAGCTCATTGTACTCATGGACAATCACTCAGTGGCATTAGGTCGTTTGGCGATAGAGAACCTTAAAGGAAACATACCTGCCATTGCAACAATGGCCCTCAATCTCAAAGAAGAACTCAAGAATAGCACTAACATTTCGGGAATCTCTTACGAAGTCCCTGGTTTTTCTATTATAAACTCGTTCCAATACACGATTAAAAAAGGAATCACACGGGTGGGAGTCTTCTACAGAGCCACCCAACATTGGCAACTAATCAAGAAGGCGAAACGCCAACTAACAAGAATCGGCATCAAACTTATTGCCTACAACGTCGAGAGCAAGGGTACTGGTCAATCGCGTGTCAATTCCTATTTAAGGAAAAAGCTCTATCGGATCGACCAGCTCGACGCCATTTGGTTACTCGCAGATAGCGTAATCTTGAATCAGCAAGCATTTAATCGTTACTGGCTCCCACTTTCAGATCGCATCCCGCTTATATGCCCACTAAAAAAGTTTATTGCCAAAGACATGAACTTTTGTACATTCTCTGCATTTCCAGCCCATGAAGAATTGGGCGGGCAGTTGGCTGAGATGGCTTTTTCAATTTTAGAAGATGGGACAAAGCCGAGCGACCTAGGTGTTCAAGACATCCTATCCGTTCGAAAAGGTGTCAATCAAACGAAGTTGAAGCACTTTAAACTAGAAATAAATCCAGCTACTAAATCAGACCTATACATCGCCCCATAGAACTCACCAGAAAACTTGGCCAACACACTATCAACTATCAGTTTTTATTAGTAATTATCATTCATCCCGAGATTTCACTAAGTCTCGCCTTTTAGCCGTCCGATCCCAGTATAAATAGCGTACTGGGGAATTGTGTGCTCTATAGATCCATAAAGACAAAGATTAGCTTATCGTCTTTAGGCGTTTCAGTCTCGTCAATACTGATTATGCTAGTGATCGTTCTCATCAACATTAACCAGATGATCGACGGGATGTCAGCTCTTTACCAGGAGCAAAGCGAGCGCACTAAAACTACGATACAAGAGAACTCTGAAGCCAATATTGTCAAAATTAGCAAATTTTATGAAGATGCATTGGTCACCAAGGCGATCAATCTACTTGAGAGGGATTTCCTCGTCTTGCGCGGTCAATTTGCTGACAATTCGATCGGCTGGATAAGTAATTTCTTGTACAATACATACCAGCTGGACGGCGATCTGATTCATGCAAGTTTCATCGCGATCCAAGGAGATCAGCCTGTCGTCTGGTATCTCATTAATGACCGATTCCCCAAAGGTATCAGCCTCCAGCGATCGAGCTTTGACACTGGCACCAAAACCCTAAGTGGTGTCTCGGGGAGTGATAATATTAGCATTCCCTACCCGACCCTTCAGACTATTCTTACTTCTGATGGCCCCCGTATCAAGCTGCTACAGCAAGGTAATAAGGAAATCGAAGTCTACGATGTATCCACTCCCATTTTTGACGGCGATCTAAGCGAGTTTCAAGATTTCAAAGATAATGGGGAACCGATTGGCTTCTTACATTATCAATTGACTCTGAAAAACATGATGGCTTCTATCGAAAGTGAAAGGAAACAAGCTGAAAATGCTGTAAACGCTCAAGAAGAAGAAACCCAAAGGCTTAGTGAAAGGACACAATCTTTAGGTGACGACCTTAAAATTAGAAGTATGATGATTGTTGCGGGCAGTGGATTTATAATTATCGTCCTCGGCTTAGTGACAATCAACTTGGTTACCAGTGCGATCATTCGCCCGATCGTTGACCTTAAAGATGGGGCTCACCGCATTGCTGAAGGAGACTACTCCACTCCACTAAAAGCTACAACCAATGACGAGATTGGATCTCTTAGCAGAAACTTCGAGTTCATGAGGGTGCAAGTCAAGACCTTTACCGACGACCTTCAAGGGCTAGTGGATGCACGAACTCAGGAACTTAAAATCGCTCTTGACGACTCTCGTGAACAAAGGCAGAAAATCGCCGAGATCATGGAGAAGATAGAGCAGGGAATCTTAACCTTCGATCAATCTTTCAAAATTGAACCTGAATACTCAGGCTATCTAGA includes:
- a CDS encoding TonB-dependent receptor plug domain-containing protein is translated as MKRHAMLILIVGSLVAPKLASSFEATQSLEKLFNLRIEVSSTSPDTLLNSPSSVSVIDRYTIQEYNFQSISEAIETLAGVSVNRSYFSHNLPAIRGILQDNFTNRVLILIDGVASWMSVTGHGELERININDLERIEVLKGPASVLYGTNAYSGAINLVLRRLPDENTEDVMGQLQTSISTNSHLKSANGHLLYADQDLTYFVSASAQLQEGFEYGEDSNFVDEVGSTRYHLDFQERSNFTSNVELKTSFGLHNLLINSYLNNYSFLGARPLISSGVGQYSRTEGDLINYNFTKSIGQSKLVATLSYDRQEREYSRIADDTVRGRIEGTRSFGKLLGTLSIVDSLSLDLGVEHELRKSLKFQIYNPTNKFVFNENNMKNRQVAETSLSAQFSFYMDRLATNWPLRFVLGVRQTSNEAFDSNLSMRATGVYTISKTSSLKFVYGQSYRAPSLFELYYEDSRSVNEIYGNEDLEPETSDSTELAYILSPSKNWFLQMTVFQAEFDNKIIRTRRLPNSSSDLSLGFVNSNKFSARGSELEIKYINSELIDVMASIQSIDGDDGDAVNNKYNFKFVPEVSSSVGLNKKFRRLSGSFTYHHIGKTEGMLESIPAQSTMNASFSIRGNSGTHTIKVQNLQNKQIEYPEYIRGNINSLYSGQGQDIMYDFSTIF